In the genome of Dermacentor andersoni chromosome 3, qqDerAnde1_hic_scaffold, whole genome shotgun sequence, one region contains:
- the lin gene encoding uncharacterized protein lin — protein sequence MAVRFQDVHERLLMGCACEIKQELNSLVNHEFVDLLGGKLLQEETLLGLTVLYAMSEALRKSSQMKAICPSIQDALATLVLKEIGGNLLSLQLLSPDKFVAHCCLLTLDSLARCSKELQEAFFDALDKRLDTLGTLPVNEKTRFCQLITFLLTADIRSSHPEEVTDTSCPAPAVPTMQAASLDDFSFGISSAAEKCLHNMLPCLQNEASHNTLYPTLCLWLKLVQCRPSMEVLGGLLPQHFVQWSAGEDPLVARTVLEILDRSLQPAIEEANFSKVPPWVPLIGQQVIEAVHRGWLDQLHCRTGYCGFAGTNREPSCKYSEQNLALSQGDNRVIRLAMLVLMKSSTACLMQGVQEGLPKALEAGLTWLRSKTGALASVPDADLLVQLFLEQDDQLMECLLSELLLHLHKPSIWMATTLIADPHRMFLKFLGSLGNDHVTLIDFLTSQETCALLYFVRYLKLLLSDWDNFVKCHGELSFSSEVHDTSGQEASAQLDVTMATLVRTRMKLEKMTQKHNLLPFSVAPLVRLIERCEDIYEGVS from the exons ATGGCTGTCCGGTTTCAAGATGTGCATGAACGGCTACTGATGGGATGCGCTTGCGAAATAAAGCAAGAGCTGAATTCATTGGTCAACCATGAATTTGTCGACTTACTAG GAGGCAAGCTGCTGCAGGAAGAGACTCTACTTGGGTTGACTGTCTTGTATGCGATGTCAGAAGCCTTACGGAAGTCATCGCAAATGAAGGCGATATGCCCGAGCATTCAGGATGCATTGGCCACTCTTGTGCTAAAAGAAATCGGGGGAAACTTG TTAAGTCTGCAGCTGCTGTCCCCAGACAAGTTTGTCGCCCACTGTTGCCTGCTCACGCTCGACTCCTTGGCGAGATGCAGCAAGGAACTACAGGAAGCTTTCTTTGACGCACTTGACAAGCGCCTCGACACTCTGGGCACACTTCCAGTTAATGAGAAAACACGATTCTGCCAGCTGATCACATTCCTGTTGACTGCAGACATCAGAAGCAGCCATCCTGAAGAAGTAACCGATACAAGCTGTCCCGCACCGGCAGTGCCTACCATGCAAGCAGCCAGTCTAGATG ATTTCTCCTTTGGCATCTCGTCTGCTGCTGAGAAGTGCCTGCATAACATGTTGCCATGTCTTCAGAATGAAGCATCACACAACACTTTGTACCCCACACTATGCCTATGGCTCAAACTAGTGCAGTGCCGCCCCAGTATGGAGGTGTTAGGTGGCTTGTTACCTCAGCATTTTGTGCAGTGGTCTGCGGGAGAGGATCCGCTTGTGGCAAGAACCGTTCTGGAAATACTGGACAGG AGTCTACAGCCTGCCATTGAAGAAGCAAACTTTTCCAAAGTTCCACCGTGGGTGCCTCTTATTGGACAGCAAGTGATAGAGGCTGTGCATAGAGGCTGGCTTGACCAGCTACACTGTCGAACTGGATATTGCGGTTTTGCGGGAACCAACAGGGAGCCTAGTTGCAAGTACTCAGA GCAAAACCTGGCCTTGTCTCAGGGAGACAACAGGGTGATTCGACTGGCAATGCTTGTCCTCATGAAGTCTTCCACAGCATGTCTTATGCAAG GCGTGCAGGAAGGCCTACCAAAAGCCCTAGAAGCTGGTCTTACTTGGCTTCGGTCAAAAACAGGAGCATTAGCCAGTGTGCCTGACGCAGACCTTCTTGTGCAGTTGTTCCTGGAGCAAGATGATCAGCTCATGGAGTGCCTCCTCAGCGAACTGCTTTTACACTTACACAA GCCTTCTATCTGGATGGCAACCACATTGATCGCAGATCCACACAGGATGTTCCTGAAGTTCCTTGGCTCACTAGGAAACGACCATGTCACCTTGATTGACTTTTTGACATCCCAGGAAACCTGTGCGTTGCTTTACTTCGTGCGCTACCTCAAGCTGTTGCTTTCCGACTGGGATAATTTTGTAAAGTGCCACGGTGAGCTGTCTTTTAGCAGTGAAGTTCACGACACATCTGGCCAAGAGGCATCTGCGCAGCTTGATGTCACCATGGCAACTCTCGTCAGGACACGGATGAAGTTGGAGAAAATGACACAGAAACATAACCTTCTGCCCTTCAGTGTAGCTCCTCTGGTCAGGCTGATTGAAAGGTGTGAAGACATCTATGAAGGTGTTTCATAA